GCCAGCACGGCGAGTACGCCGAGGGCGGCGGCCGAGGCGGCGAAGACAGGGAGGAGACGGGCCACGAAGTAGACACCGGCGGCGACCATCGTCGCCGCGTGGATCAGCGCGGAGACGGGGGTGGGGCCGGCCATCGCGTCGGGCAGCCAGGTGTGCAGCGGGAATTGGGCCGACTTGCCCGCGACACCGGCGATCAGCAGGAGCGCGATCAGGGTGGGGTGGTCGAGTCCGTCGTTCGCGACGGAGTGGAGGACGCCGGTGATCCGGAACGTGCCGGTGTCGACGGCGAGCGCGAACAGACCGAGCAGGAAGGGGACATCACCGAGTTTGGTGACCAGGAAGGCCTTCAGGGAGGCGGCGCGCGCCTCGGGCGTCTCCCAGTAGTGGCCGACCAGGAAGTACGAGCAGATGCCCATGATCTCCCAGCCGACCAGCAGCACCATCAGGTCGCCGGAGTAGACGACGAGCAGCATCGCGGAGGTGAAGAGGGAGACGAGGGCGGCGTACGAGGGGTAGCGCGGGTCGTCGCGCAGATAGCTCGTCGAGTAGATCTGCACGCATGTCGCGACCACGCCGACGAGGATCGCGACGAGGGCGGCGAAGCCGTCGATGTGCAGGGCGAGGTCGATCGGGACCGAGCCGGTGGGGGTGAGCTGGGTCGCGGCGTCGATCGGTGCGCGGGTGCCGCCGTGCCCGTTGCTCTGGCGTACGGCGACGATCGCGGCGAGTACGGCGGCGGCGAGCGGCGGCAGCACGGCCAGTGGCCGGACGAAGCCGGGGGCCGTACGGCCGATGAGCAGTCCGGCGACCGCCCCGAGGAACGGCAGGAGGGGGACGAGGACGGCGAGGGTGGTCGTGGTCACGCGGTGGCCTCAGCCTTCTTCGCACGGGCGTCGGCTTCGGCCCGCGCGGACTCGGCGGCCGCGTCTTCAGCCGCCGCGTCTTCGGCGGACCTGGCCGCGGCCTCGTCGCTCGCGTCGCTCTCGACGCTGTCGCGGAGGCGGTCGACGTCCGCGGTGCCCCGGGCGCGGTAGACCATCAGGACGATCGCCAGGCCGATGCCGATCTCGGCGGCGGCGACGGCGATCACGAACAGGGTGAGCGCCTGGCCGGCGTGCAGGGTGTCGCGCAGCCAGACGTCGAAGGCGACGAGGTTGAGATTGACGGCGTTGAGCATCAGCTCGACGGACATGAGGACGAGGA
The nucleotide sequence above comes from Streptomyces sp. NBC_01716. Encoded proteins:
- the nuoK gene encoding NADH-quinone oxidoreductase subunit NuoK, encoding MHLAYPAVLAALLFCTGLYGVLARRNAILVLMSVELMLNAVNLNLVAFDVWLRDTLHAGQALTLFVIAVAAAEIGIGLAIVLMVYRARGTADVDRLRDSVESDASDEAAARSAEDAAAEDAAAESARAEADARAKKAEATA